A window of the Candidatus Zixiibacteriota bacterium genome harbors these coding sequences:
- a CDS encoding integrase core domain-containing protein: EELIWLREWRDPYELSVAIDTWMETYNETWLHSALGYRTPNRVEETYNLTTRTLLENAG, encoded by the coding sequence AGGAAGAATTGATCTGGCTGAGGGAGTGGCGCGACCCATACGAATTGTCGGTGGCGATAGACACGTGGATGGAGACGTACAACGAGACCTGGTTACACTCGGCGCTGGGTTACCGCACGCCGAACCGAGTCGAAGAAACCTATAACCTGACCACGAGGACTCTCTTAGAAAACGCTGGCTAA